Below is a genomic region from Enterobacteriaceae bacterium ESL0689.
AAGTGATATCGCGACAGTGTTGTGCTTTTTGCCATAACGCCGCAGTAATAATATTATTTTCAATAATATAGCCGAGGTGACTAAGGCCGATACTCTGGGCATCAAAACTTATCCGGCCAAAACTGTCTTTATCCCATACTTCGATGCCGTGATAGCAGCTCGCTCGCTGGGTGATAATGTCGTGCCAGACCTCCAGTTTAGCCAGTAATTTCTCGCTGGCGGCATTGATCGCCGAGACACGCAATGCCGGGGGCGACGCCATATCGCAAGGCGGTGGGGGCGTCTGTTCGATAAGCGCAACGTTTAAGCCACTCCCCTGCAGTCCACAGGCAATGGCCAGCCCGGTCATACCGCCGCCGACAATCGCGACATCAACACTTTGCATCCTGAATACTCCTTAACGTGATACCCAGCCGAGCGCACGCCGGGCCAGCGCATGGCGCGCCGGGGGAAACAAGCTCATCGCCATCATCGCAAGATTACGTCCCGCGACCAGCGGCAGCCAGTAATTGGCAAAGAGATGCACCAGACCATCGGTCATCGCTATCGTGGCGGTTTTATCCGCCGCCCGTCGTGCCTGATAGCGACAAAGCAGCGCATGATCACCGGGATCATGGCCTTCGACATGTGCGGCCGCCAGGGTTTCCGCCAGGCTCATCACATCCCGCAAGCCAAGATTAAAACCCTGACCGGCGACAGGATGCAGGGTCTGTGCCGCATTGCCCACCAGCACCAGACGATGTGAGATGATCCGTTCAGCGCGGGTGAGCGCAAGAGGATATACGCTGCGTTTTCCAGCATGTGTGATACGCCCCAGCCGCCAGCCGAAGGCGCGTTGCAGTTGATGGCAGAACTGGTTATCCGACCAGCTCTGTACCTCATCATAGTGTGAGCGGGAGTGACACCATACCAGTGAACAACGGCCTTGTGACATCGGCAACATCGCCAGGGGCCCCTGTTCAGTAAAACGCTCAAACGCCGCGCCCTGGTGCGGCAAGGCGGTGCTGATATTGGCAATGATCGCCAGTTGCTCATATTCCTGCTGTTGCCAGTTGATACCACAGCGCGCACCCAGTGCTGACTGTGATCCATCCGCCGCGACCAGCAACTGCCCGCTCAGGGTTTCGCCGTTATCCAGTGTCAGCCCGACATCCTGGGGACGGCGGTTGACGTGCGTGACCGTCGCCGGGCAGTGCAACGTGACACCCGGTGCCCCATCCAGTTGCGCAAACAGACGTCGCCCTACTTCATGGAGCTCAACCACCTGCCCGAGCGCGGGCAGGGCGTAATCCTGCGCCCGCAGGGTCACAAAACCGGGATATCCGCGATCACTGACCCGGACGGTGTCGATCGGCGTCGCACAGTCGGCTAGCTCCTGCCACAGGCCAATCCGTGCCAGCTGCTGACAGGTGCCGCTGGCGAGAGCGATGGCTCTGGCGTCAAACCCAGGATGCCGCGCAGCACCTGGGGAGACGGTTTCAATCAGATGAACCGGCAACTGACCTGCGGTCAGGCGAGAAATCGCCAGCGCCAGCGTCGCCCCCGTCATGCCTCCCCCGACAATCAGCACGCTCATGGACGCTGTGCCGCTGCCATTAATGCTTCGATCTCATCCGCCGTCTTGACGACACCGGCGGTCAGATTTTCGTTGCCATCGGCGGTGATGACAATATCATCTTCGATCCGAATACCAATACCCCGGTATTGTGGCGGCACATCGGCATCGGCGGCGATGTATAATCCCGGTTCGACCGTCAGCACCATGCCCGGCGCGAGCAGGCGCGAGCGCTCGCGCTCATAGTGACCGACATCATGAACATCGAGCCCCAGCCAGTGGCTCAGGCCATGCATAAAATAGGGGCGATGGGCATTGTTCTGGATCAGCGCATCAACTTCGCCCTGTAAAATCCCCAGACGCACCAGACCACTTACCATAACACGCACCACCTGCTGATTAACCTGTTGAATCGAGGTACCGGGACGATAAAGCGCCAGCGCCGTTTCCAGCGACGCCAGCACAATATCGTAAATCTCGCGCTGTGCCGGGGTGAATTTACCGTTCACCGGAAAAGTGCGGGTAATATCACCCGCGTAGCCATCATATTCACAGCCTGCGTCAATCAGCACCAGATCGCCATCACGCAATGCGGCCTCATTTTCAGTGTAATGCAGGATACAGCCGTTTTCGCCACCACCGACGATAGTATTATAGGAGGGGAATCGGGCACCGTGGCGGTTAAATTCATGGAGGATCTCGCCCTCCAGTTGATATTCAAACATCCCTGGACGGCATTTTTGCATGGCGCGGGTGTGAGCCAGCGCAGAGATTTCACCGGCGCGACGCATTGCTTTTAACTCTTCCTGCGATTTAAACAGCCGCATTTCATGGACGATGGGTCGCCAGTCAATCACCGCCCCAGGGGGCTGCATATTCTGGCGTTCGCCTTTACGTAAACGCTCCAGCGCCTGAAAAACAATCTCATCCGCCCAGGCGTATTGCCCCTGGGCAAAATAAATCGCATCAAGACCATTCAATAGCTGGAACAGTTGCTGATTAATTTCACTGAATGCCAGCGCGCGATCGACGGCCAGCTTTGCCGGAGCCGCCTCCTGTCCAAGACGACGACCAAACCAGATTTCTGATGACAGGTCACGAACACGATTAAACAGGACACTATGATGATGGCTGTCATCACTTTTAATCAACACCAGTACGGCTTCCGGTTCATTAAACCCGGTGAAGTACCAGAAATCACTATTTTGCCGGTAAGGGTATTCGGTATCAGCACTCCGAACCACTTCCGGCGCGGCAAAAATCAGCGCGGCACTGGCAGGCTGCATTTGCGCTAACAGTGCCTGGCGACGAGAAAGAAACTCCTGTTGTATCATGACGCCCCCGGTTATCCTTAATGTAATGTTGGTTTGTGAACTTCCGTTACCGCTGGCGGCTGGTGTGAAAAGGTATCATGGCATAACAGTGCAGCGACACGCACATATTCGATAATCTCTTCCAGTGACATTTCCAGCTCTTCCTGATCTTCATCTTCGTCATAACCTAAGCGTGCGATATTGCGCAGGTCGGCGATAGCTTCTCCGGCTTCACCTCTGACTTTATCGAGGGTTGGCTGAACGACACCCAGTCCGAGCAGGAAATGATTCACCCAGCCTGACAGGGCATCAGCACGGTCAAATACACTGACGTTATCCCCCTGCGGCAGATAAAGCTGAAATAAAAAACCATCATCTTCCAGCTCGTTGCTGATGACGGCATGCATCTGACGCAGCGCTTCGGCCAGATCATGACCAAAAGCGAGGCCCTCGTTGGTCAGATCATAGACCAGCGATTGCCAGCCAGGGCCTGTATTACCACCGCACAAAATTCCGCTTATCAGTCCGTGCATTTCGGCAGGGGTTAATCCGACGTTCTGTTGGTTGAGTAACTGTTCTACAGCATGGTAATCCGGCATTTCATTCTGTATAGACATGCGCATTCATCATCATAAGGAGGAATATTCATGGTATGCTATCACTTTGGGCTCTGGTGAACCAGAACAGCACACCAGGGAAGCACTATTGTGTGGCATAATTCAGCCCTTCTGGCTGGTGTAAAGGCCGCGCAGTCAATCAGCAGGAAGGTGTCATGTCTGCACAACCCGTCGATCTCCAGATTTTTGGTCGTTCATTGCGTGTGAATTGTCCACCGGAACAAAGAGAGGCCCTGAATCAGGCCGCCGCTGACCTGAATCAACGGTTACAGGATTTAAAGGAACGTACCCGCGTCAGCAATACAGAGCAGTTGATCTTTATTGCTGCCCTCAATATCAGCTACGAGCTGGCTCAGGAAAAGGCCAGAACCGATGATTACGCTTCCAATATGGAACAGCGGATCCGGATACTTCAGCAAACCATCGAACAAGCGTTACTGGAACAAGGCCGGATCAGTGAAAGACCCGAGCCGAAGTTTGAATAACATTTTTTACTTAATTGTGTTAAAGTTGTTTTAATAACAGTATTTCTCTGAGATGTTCGTTTGCGGGCGAGTCCCCTGAGCCGATATTTCATACCACCAGAATGGGGCGTTACACAGTTGGTGAGCATACCCGGTTTATCCGGGAAGCCTTAAAACTGTGACGACTCATTCACCTTGAACCAAGGGTTCAAGGGTTACAGCCTGCGACGGCATCCCGGAGATCCCTGCTGTTTATTCTTATCGCTGACCAGCCAGATAGCGAAACAGATGATCATCGATATCTCTCACGCCTCTTTACGCCAGCAACTTCGTCGGCTGATTCGCCAGCGTCGGCGCGCTTTAACAGCAGAACAGCAGAGACAATTTTCCCGCCAGGCGGCAGATCGTATGATGACCTATCCGCCGGTGGTTGCCGCGCAAACGGTCGCGCTGTTTCTCTCCTTTGATGGTGAGCTGGATACCAGCCCGTTAATCGATCGACTCTGGCAAGCGGGCAAGCAGGTGTGTCTTCCGCGGTTACATCCCTGCAGCCGGGGACAGCTGTTGTTTTTACGCTACCATCCCGGCAGCACACTGATCAGAAACCGGTTCGCCATTGCCGAACCACGACTGGACGTGCGTGATGTGGTGCCGCTCAGTCACATTGATGTGCTCGTCGTGCCACTGGTCGCTTTTGATGCCGCTGGGCAACGTCTCGGGATGGGGGGCGGTTATTATGATCGCACATTGCAAAACTGGCAGCAGCATCGTCTGCAACCTGTCGGCTATGCTCATGATTGTCAGCATGTAGCGACACTGCCTGCCGCACAATGGGATGTTCCGCTACCGGCAGTGATCACGCCGACAAAACGATGGCAGTGGTGATAATCCATCTGTTTTTTCAGACGCCAGACGGACAGATATTTTCCCAACGCCTGGCGTGCTGTTTCAGAACAGCAATCGCGCACGGATCGTGCCGGGGATCGCTTTCATCGCCTGAAGTGCCTGGTGTGCCACATCATCCTGCGCTTCAATATCGACCACCACATAACCTATCTGAGGTGAGGTTTGCAAATATTGCGCCGTAATGTTAATCCCCTGAGTGGCAAAAATCTGGTTAATGGCGGTGAGTATCCCAGGGCGATTCTCATGAATATGCAGTAAACGACGCCCACCCAGTACCGGCAGGGAGACTTCCGGGAAGTTCACTGCCGAGAGTGTCGAACCATTATCAGAATACTTTACCAGTTTCCCGGCTACTTCCAGACCAATATTCTGCT
It encodes:
- the ubiH gene encoding 2-octaprenyl-6-methoxyphenyl hydroxylase; its protein translation is MSVLIVGGGMTGATLALAISRLTAGQLPVHLIETVSPGAARHPGFDARAIALASGTCQQLARIGLWQELADCATPIDTVRVSDRGYPGFVTLRAQDYALPALGQVVELHEVGRRLFAQLDGAPGVTLHCPATVTHVNRRPQDVGLTLDNGETLSGQLLVAADGSQSALGARCGINWQQQEYEQLAIIANISTALPHQGAAFERFTEQGPLAMLPMSQGRCSLVWCHSRSHYDEVQSWSDNQFCHQLQRAFGWRLGRITHAGKRSVYPLALTRAERIISHRLVLVGNAAQTLHPVAGQGFNLGLRDVMSLAETLAAAHVEGHDPGDHALLCRYQARRAADKTATIAMTDGLVHLFANYWLPLVAGRNLAMMAMSLFPPARHALARRALGWVSR
- the pepP gene encoding Xaa-Pro aminopeptidase produces the protein MIQQEFLSRRQALLAQMQPASAALIFAAPEVVRSADTEYPYRQNSDFWYFTGFNEPEAVLVLIKSDDSHHHSVLFNRVRDLSSEIWFGRRLGQEAAPAKLAVDRALAFSEINQQLFQLLNGLDAIYFAQGQYAWADEIVFQALERLRKGERQNMQPPGAVIDWRPIVHEMRLFKSQEELKAMRRAGEISALAHTRAMQKCRPGMFEYQLEGEILHEFNRHGARFPSYNTIVGGGENGCILHYTENEAALRDGDLVLIDAGCEYDGYAGDITRTFPVNGKFTPAQREIYDIVLASLETALALYRPGTSIQQVNQQVVRVMVSGLVRLGILQGEVDALIQNNAHRPYFMHGLSHWLGLDVHDVGHYERERSRLLAPGMVLTVEPGLYIAADADVPPQYRGIGIRIEDDIVITADGNENLTAGVVKTADEIEALMAAAQRP
- a CDS encoding YecA family protein, whose amino-acid sequence is MSIQNEMPDYHAVEQLLNQQNVGLTPAEMHGLISGILCGGNTGPGWQSLVYDLTNEGLAFGHDLAEALRQMHAVISNELEDDGFLFQLYLPQGDNVSVFDRADALSGWVNHFLLGLGVVQPTLDKVRGEAGEAIADLRNIARLGYDEDEDQEELEMSLEEIIEYVRVAALLCHDTFSHQPPAVTEVHKPTLH
- the zapA gene encoding cell division protein ZapA, with the protein product MSAQPVDLQIFGRSLRVNCPPEQREALNQAAADLNQRLQDLKERTRVSNTEQLIFIAALNISYELAQEKARTDDYASNMEQRIRILQQTIEQALLEQGRISERPEPKFE
- a CDS encoding 5-formyltetrahydrofolate cyclo-ligase yields the protein MIIDISHASLRQQLRRLIRQRRRALTAEQQRQFSRQAADRMMTYPPVVAAQTVALFLSFDGELDTSPLIDRLWQAGKQVCLPRLHPCSRGQLLFLRYHPGSTLIRNRFAIAEPRLDVRDVVPLSHIDVLVVPLVAFDAAGQRLGMGGGYYDRTLQNWQQHRLQPVGYAHDCQHVATLPAAQWDVPLPAVITPTKRWQW